Below is a window of Pseudodesulfovibrio sp. 5S69 DNA.
GTAGACTTTCCCTTCCTTGTCCTTCTTGATCTCGGTGATCAGCCAGGCATGGGCATCCAGCCCCTTGATCTGGAGCTTTACATAACCGATCCGTTTTTTCACTCCCACTTCCTGGTATATTTCCTCCATAAGAGCATGCAGGGTGTCCACGGTGGTCTCATATTCTCCGGCAAGACCGTTCAGCCACTGCAAGAGATACAATCCGTCCGTAAACTGCCATATGTTCAGGCAGCGCTGAATGGAAGATTGATAGGCCTCGGAGAACGCCGCGAAATTCGAGAACCCGGGAATCTCCACCACACGGTTCCCATAGCGGATCGCCTCGATGATTTCTTCCGCCTCCTCGTCCGAGCACCGCCTCCTGCCGGGCCTGTAGGTGGTCAGATAGAGCGCGGCCCTCTGGAATCTCGAATGCCACCAACAGACACCCCAGGAGAACAATCCCCCGGCGTTTTCGAACGCGAACAGGTTCTCATTGCCCGCAAAACATTCCTTGATACCCGCCAACCGGACAAAATACTCCGGGTTCACGGATTTCTCCACATACTCCTCTCTTGAAACCGAGGCAGGCTCGTGCGGCACCCCGAACTCTTTATCTCGCTCACCGAATGAATCCATGAACTCCTCGACGATGTGCTTTTTGGCATCATGGCTTCTTCGCAACCTTTCGCCTGCGGAGAGGAAAAAGGCTCGCTCGTTCTCATTCAACGTCGCGATGTCGTCGGCCAGATTGTCGTTCAGCACGTCCCTGGAAGGATACAGTTCATCGTAAAAAGCCATGCCCACACCCCCGTGTTTTAGCATTGCGCCCGGATCCGGACCAACCAATGACAATTACACAATCAGTACATGCTCACATGCTCCTTTTCAACAAAATGTCCGGCTTAAGCCATTGCCGTAAGGATTTCCCGGACATGGCCGGGCCGCGGGCGCCTTGCCCGGCCCACTGCCCCCCCTTCGACAAATCCGATTGGCAATCTCCCGGTGTTTGTGCGACCTTTTGCGGACGTCTCGTCATCCTTTTCGGCGGGGCGTCATCTCAAGACATCTCAAGATCAAGGCGGAGAGCATCATGTGGAAGCGCGCGGTTTGCACCAAGGACTGCCCGGACACCTGCGGCCTGCTGGTCCAGGTCGAGAACGGCACTATCACCAGGGTCAAGGGCGATCCGGCACACCCCTACACACAGGGGTTCATTTGCAAGAAAGGGGCGCGGTTCCCGGAGCACGTGCACGGCCCGGCGCGGCTGACCTCGCCGCTGAAGCGCACCGGCCCCAAGGGAAGCGGCGAGTTCAGCCCGATCACTTGGGACGAGGCCCTGGACGAGGTGGCCGCCAACATCCGGCGCGTGGCCGACGAGTTCGGGCCCGAGGCCATCCTGCCCTACTCCTATGCCGGGCACATGGGCATGGTCCACCGCAACTCGGGCCACGCCTTGTTCAACAAGCTCGGGGCGAGCGTACTCGACTACACCATCTGCGGCCCCGCGGCCACGGCCGGTTTCAAGGCCTCCCTGGGCGGCGGCCCGAGCACCGAGATCCAGGAGGCGGCACAGTCCGATCTCATCGTCATCTGGGGCAACAACACCCTGGTCACCAACGTCCACGCCTGGCCGCACTTCACCACGGCCCGCAAAAACGGCGCACGGATCATCGTCATCGACCCCTACCGCAACCCCACGGCCCGCGAGGCGGACGTCCACCTCATGCTCCGGCCCGGCACGGACGCGGCCCTGGCCCTGGCGGTCATGCACGTGCTCATCAATGAGGATATGCTCGACCACGATTTCATCCAGGCGCAGAGCATCGGCTTCGACCAACTCAAGGAACGCGTTCAGGAATGGCCGCCCGCCCGCGCCGCTGAAATCTGCGGCCTGTCCGAGTCCGAAATCGTCGAATTCGCCCACGCCTACGGCTCGGCCCGCGCCCCGTACATCCGCACGGGTTGGGGTCCGGCCCGGCAACTGGCGGGCGGCATGGCCATGCGGACCATCTCCCTGCTCCCGGCCCTGGTCAACGCCTTTGCCAAGCCCGGCGGGGGCATCACCCGCTCGCTCGGCGGCGCGCCCGGCAAGGCCCCGTCCCTCATCCGCGACGACCTGCGCCCGGCGGGCACGCGGACCGTGAACATGGTCCACTTGGGCCATGCCCTGACCCAACTTTCCGACCCGCCGGTCAAGCTGCTCTACAACTACCTGTCCAACCCGGCGGCCGTGGCGCCCCAATCGGCCCAGGTCATGGCCGGGCTGGCCCGCGAGGACCTGTTCACCGTGGTCCAGGAGATGTACATGACCGACACCGCCCGGTTCGCGGACGTCATCCTGCCCGGCGCGAGCTTCCTGGAGGTCGGCGACCTGTACCGCTGCTACGGCCACAACTACATCCAGGTCGCCCGGCCCGTCATCGAGCCCGTGGGCGACAGCCGCTCCACCCTGGCCATCTTCCAGGGGCTGGCCAAGCGGTTGGGCTACACCGAGGAGGTCTTCTCCCTGACCGAGGAACAGTGCATCGAGCGCCTCCTGGCCGAGTCCGCCGACTCCCCGTACATGGCGGGCGTGGACCTCGACGCCCTGCGCCGGGGCGAGCCGGTCCGGCTGAACATCCCGGCCAACCCCTTTGCCGGCGGCTTCAAGACCCCGTCCGGCAAGGTGGAGTTTTTCTCGCAGGCCATGGCCGACCAGGGGCTCGATCCGCTGCCCGACGGCACCCCGGTGCGCGACCCCGAGGGCGGCGACAAGTACCCGCTCGAATATCTCACTCCGCCCCACCCGCTGCTGCTCAACTCCGCCTTCAACGAGGTCGAGTCCATCCGCGAACGGAGCGGCGGGGCCAAGGTCCTCATCCACCCCGAGACCGCCGCCGCCCGGGGCATTACCCAGGGCATGGCCGTCCGCGTGTTCAACGGGCGCGGCTCCTGCGAAGCGAGGGCCGAGGTCACCGAGGACACCCGCCCGGACCTGCTCGTGGCCGAAGGGCTGCACCGGCGCGCCGTGCCCGGCACCGGCTCCAACCAATTGACCAGCCAGCGCCTGACCGACATGGGCAACACCTGCGCCTTCCACTGCAACCGGGTTGAAGTGGAGCCTGTCGGCTAGGGGGGCGGCTTCCGATAGCGGCGCATCTGCACATTTTTTCCGGGGGGCTTTCATCCTCACGTAGGAGGACTACGCTGCGGTGAAAGCCCCCCGGAAGAAAATGCACAGCTGCACCACTCTCGAAAGCCTATTCCGAGCGCGGGGGAAGAGCCGCTGTCGGGTGCTGGCGCACCCGAATCGCTCCAGAAAGAAGGGAAAGAGGTTCCCGGTTCATTGTTGAGCCGGGAATCTTTTTGTGCGCCCGCCCGCGAAGCGATAGAAAAAGTTCAGGAGGGAGAGGGATGGGGGTCCGGGGAAGGGGAGAGGGAAGCCCTTTTCAAAGGGTTCCCTTCTCCCTTCCCCGCGCCGGAGGCGATCAGAAAGCCGCCCTATGGGCGGCTTTTTTGATTATCCGATGCTCGGGGCCTAGGCCTTTTTCAACTTGGCGGTGTCCAGGGGGAGGTCGCGGAGGCGGACGCCGACGGCGTCAAAGATGGCGTTGGCCACGGCCGGAGCCACGGTGGGGACGCTGGGTTCCCCGATGCCGCCCGCCTTGGCGCCGCTGTCGACCATGTGGACCTCCACCTTTTCCGGCACCTGGGTCATGCTCAGGAGCGGGTAGCCGCTGTAGTTGGTCGAGGACACCCCGCCGTCGGCGAAGTGCATGGCCTCGTTGAGGGTCATGGACAGGCCGATGATCGCCCCGCCCTCCATCTGGGCCGTGAGCGCGTCGGGGTAGACCGAGACGCCGGAGTCGACCACGCAGACGAGCCGATGCACGGTGACCTGGCCGCTGGCGCGGTCAACCGAGACCTCGGCCATGTGCCCGGCCACGGACTCGAAGCAGTCGGTCAGGGCCACGCCGCGCCCCCTGCCGGGCGGAACCGGGCCGCCCCAGCCGGACTTCTCCGCCAGGGCGGTGAGCAGCTTATGGGGCCGGGAGCCCGGTTCGAGCAGGGCCAGGCGGAAGGCCACCGGGTCCTTGCCCGCCTTGCGGGCCAACTCGTCCATGAAGGATTCCACGGTGAAGACGTTGTAGGAATAGGCCACGGAGCGCAGCCAGCCCACGCGCATGGGCAGGTCGACGAGCACGTACTCGATCAACCGGTTGGGCAGCTTGTAGGGCATGTCGTTGAGCCCCTGGATGGACGAGGAGTCCATGCCGTCCTTGACCGCGTCGGGCCGCACCCGCGAGAAGATCGACGGGGAGGCGATCTTGTGCCGCCAGGCAGTGATGTTGCCCTGCGCGTCCAGGCCGCCCCGGATGGTGCAGACGCTGGCCGGGCGGTAGACGTCGTCCGAGAAGTCGTCCTCCCGGGTCCACATGACCTTGACCGGACGGCCGACCGCCTTGGACAGGGCCACGGCCTCGGTGACCACGTCCGATTCGATGCGCCGTCCGAACCCGCCGCCGCAGTAGGTGGTCATGACCTCGATCTTGTCCACGGGCAGCCCGGTGACCTCGGCGGCGGCCTGAAGCGAGGCGGTCTGGCCCTGGGTCGGGGCCCAGACGCGGCAGCGGTCCGCCTCGACAAAGGCCGTGCAGTTGGTCGGCTCCAACTGGGCATGGGACACGAAGGGCACCGAATACGAAGCCTCGACGGTCGTCGCGGCCCGACCCAGGGCCTTGTCCGCGTCGCCCTGGCTGAGGATGGCGCCGGGCCCGGCCATTTTCTTGTCGAAGAGGTCGGCAATGTACTTGTCGCTCAGGCCGGGCACGTCCCCCTTGGTCCACTTGGTGGCCAGGGCCTCGCGCCCCTTGAGCGCGGCGTGGGTGGTCTCGGCGAACACGGCGACCTTGCCGTCATAGGGCAGGATCTTGTGCACGCCCTTGACCGCCAGGGCCGCCTTTTCGTCGTAGGACTCGGGCTTGGCCCCGTAGCGCGGGGGGCGGTCCAACACGGCGATGAGCATGTCCGGGACGCGGGTGTCCAGGCCGAATCGGGTGCGGCCCTGGACCTTGTCGACCATGTCGAACCGCTGCCGGTAGGTGCCCATGATGGTGTAGTCGCCCGCGCTCTTGAACGGCGGATCCTTGGGGACCTCCTGTCTGGAGGCCGCGTCGGTCAGCCGCCCGTAGCTCAGGCTGCGCCCGTCCGGACCGTAGACCTTGCCGAATTCGGTGGAGCACTTGGCCGGGTCGACGTTCCACTGCGCGGCGGCCGCGCGCAGGAGCATCAGCCGGGCCGCGCTGCCCACCGAGCGCAGGAGGTCCCAGCGGTGGCGGATGCTGGTGCTCCCGGCGGTCAGCTGGACGCCCCATTTGGGGTCCTTGAACACGTCGGCGGCCAGGGCCATTTTGACCCCCACGCGGTTCCAGTCCGCGTCCAGCTCGTCGGCGATGATCATGGCGATGCCGGTCTGGGTGCCCTGGCCCAGGTTGGTCTGGCCTACCCAGACGGTGATGGCGTCGTCCGGGGCGATCTCCAGGAAGGCGTGGGGCTTGAAGTTCGCGGCGGCCGAGGCCGGGGAAAGGCTCACCAGGGTCGCGCCGCCGGGCACGGCGGCCACGGCCAGGACCAGGCAGCCGTTCTTCAGAAATTGTCGTCGGGTCAGCGATGCGGTCATGACTTGCTCCCCTTCTTCATGGTTTCAGCGGCCTGCTTCATGGCCGGGAGGACCCTCGGATGGGTGCCGCAACGGCAGGTGAAGTCGTCCATGGCCGAGGCCAGGCCCGCCTCGGACAGGTCCTTGGAGTGGGTCAGCACATCCACGGCCTGCAACATCATGCCGGGCTGGCAGTAGCCGCACTGGGGCACCTGGTTCTCGATCCAGGCCTGTTTCACGGGATGGTCGTCGGGCAGTCCCTCGATGGTCACCACCTTGCCTTTGCCCACGCTGGAGACCGGGGTTACGCAGGACCGCTCGGCCGCGCCGTCGATGAGCACGGTGCAGACGCCGCACATGCCCTCGCCGCAGCCGTACTTGACGCTGGTGACCCCGAGATCGTCGCGCAGGACCCACAGCAGCGGGGTATCCGGGTCGACGTCGACCTGCCGGTCCTTGCCGTTCACGTTGATGACAATCATGTTCCCTCCAAAGGTTTGGCTGATTGAAGAAGAGCGCCGGGACGCCCTGGACTTCCGATTACCGCCTTCATAGCATATTGTGTCCGTTCCGGCAGCATGTATCCGGCAAATAATCATCCTCACCCCTGGCACGGCGAAATCCGATGAGAACCGTGAGTATTCTCCGATATCATTGCTTTTCCCCCGGCCTCGGGCTAGTAAGGTCGGGCAATCCCGGCCCGGCCGGTCATTTTTTACCCGCGAGATTATGCGAACGGTCCTAGCCCTCATCCTTGCCCTCCTGCTCCTGCCCGCCGCCGTCCTGGCGGCCGAGGAGGAACAGCCGTACCCCTTCACGGACCCGTACCGGGCCACGGTGCTGGGCACGCCCGCCAAGCTGCGCTACCAGTTCAAGGCCCCGGTCCGGCCGGACGTCCGGGCCATCCGCATCGAGGGGCGGCGGGTGCCCGAGGTCTTCTCCTACAGCCGGGACATGTTCTTCACCACCGCGTTGCAGGACCACCCGGCCCCGCTCATGTTCGTCATCGCGGGCACGGGCGCGGAGCACAATTCGGGCAAGATGGCCTTCCTGACCCAGGTGTTCCACGAGGCCGGGTATCACGTGGTCGCCCTGTCCTCGCCCACGCACATGAACTTCGTCATCAGCGCCTCGGAACACGGGGTGCCGGGCTACGCGCCCTATGACGTGGCCGACCTGGACCGGGTCATGGGCTGGGTCCGCGAGGAGCTGGCCAAGGAGTGCACGATCACCGGGTACAGCGTGGCCGGGTACAGCCTGGGCGGCCTGCACGCGGCCTTCCTGGCCGAGATGGACGCCGCAACCCACGAGTTCGGCTTCGAGCACGTGCTGATGATCAACCCGCCCGTGTCCCTGTACCGCTCGGTGACCCGGCTGGACTCCTGGCTGACCGAGGAGAACCTGGGGCGGACCACGGTGCACCACGAGATCGAGGGGTTCATCGACCGCTTTTCCGACTATTACCTGCACGCCGACGTGACCGACCTGGACGACGATTTCATGTACGACATGATCACGGACATCGGGCTCAAGGAGCGGGACTTCAAGACCCTGATCGGGGCCGCCTTCCGGGTCTCGTCCGCGTCCATGATCTTTTCCTCGGACGTCTGCCTGCGGGCCGAGTACCTGGTTCCGCCGGAGAACTATCCGCTCAAGACGTCCAGTACGCTGCTGCCCTATGCGCGGCAGGCCTTCGACATCCCCTTCGAGAGCTACCTGGACGAATACCTGCTGCCCTTTCTGCGCTACAACGACCCGACCATGACCCGGGCCGAGGCGATCCGGCGCTCCAGCCTGGAATCCATCCGGGACTGGCTGGCGAAGACGGACAAGGTCGTGGTGGTGGGAACCCGAGACGACGTCATCCTGGACGAACAGGACGTGCGCTTCCTGGAAACGGTCTTCGGCGACAGGGCGCACCTCTTCAAGCACGGCGGCCACTGCGGCAACATGATGACCCCGGCGTTCGTCCGGGTGATGCAGGAACTGGTGCAGCCGTGAGCGCGCGTACGGGGTTCAAACTTCTCCCGGCCTTGCTGGTCCTGATGCTCCTGGGCAGCTGCGGGCCCAAGGTGGTGGACGTGACCGACCCGCAGGCCGGGCTCGCGCCCTCCGGGTTCCGGACCACGGTGCACCACTGGCCCAAGGAGAACTCGCAGGCCCTGCGCTTCCTGGACATCTACGACCCGTGGGAGCCCATGAACCGCAACCTGTACGAGGTCAACGCCACCCTGGACAAGTACGTCATGCTCCCGGCGGCCAACGTGTACAAGCTCGTCCTGCCCGCGCCCGTCCGCTCCGGGATCAAGAACTTCTTCGCCAACCTCAACGAGCTGCCCACCGCGTTCAACAGCCTATTGCAAGGGCGCTTCCGGAAAGTGGGCATCTCGTTCTCGCGCTTTCTGATCAACTCCAGCTTCGGCCTGCTCGGCGTGCGCGACCTGGCCTCGCGCAACAAGAAGCTGCCCCGCCAGAACGAGGACGTGGGCCAGACCCTGGGCTACTGGGGCATCGGCCCGGGCCCGTACTTCATTATGCCGCTCATGGGCCCGTCCAACGTGCGCGACACCGTGGGCTTCGGCGGCGACATCCTGGTTCTGTACGTGGAGGTGGAGATGCTCTACCAGGCCGCGGGCATCGAGGACGGCACCCCCCTGGACATGACCGACCTGGTCCTGCGCGGCCTGAACATCCGCGCCAACACCGCTTTCAGCTACCACTCCACCGGCTCGCCCTTCGAGTACGAGATGGTCCGGTTCATCTACACCAAGAAGCGCGAGCTGGACATCCAGCGGTAGCGCCCTTCGCATCCGACGCGAAAGGGCCCGCTCCTTCCGGAGCGGGCCCTTTCTTATTGCAATGCCTGTCGAGCCCGTTGCGGCCGGCTAGGCGGAGGTCTCCACGACGGTCTTTCCGGAGAAGACGTACTTGAAGAGGAAGATGGCGAACACGACCGCCGCACCGATGAGGCCGATGATCACGGAGGTGTCGTAATCCAGGCCGAACCCGATCTTGGCGTTGGCGATGAAGGTCACGCACACCGCGGTCATGAAGGTGGCCGGCAGGGTGGCGATCCAGTGCAGCTTGCCGCGCTGGGCCAGGTAGGCAGCGGACGCCCACAGGACCAGGGCGCTCAGGCACTGGTTGGAGAAGCCGAAGTACCGCCAGATGGTCGAGAAGTTCTGGGTGGAGATGACGTA
It encodes the following:
- a CDS encoding (2Fe-2S)-binding protein translates to MIVINVNGKDRQVDVDPDTPLLWVLRDDLGVTSVKYGCGEGMCGVCTVLIDGAAERSCVTPVSSVGKGKVVTIEGLPDDHPVKQAWIENQVPQCGYCQPGMMLQAVDVLTHSKDLSEAGLASAMDDFTCRCGTHPRVLPAMKQAAETMKKGSKS
- a CDS encoding xanthine dehydrogenase family protein molybdopterin-binding subunit, whose amino-acid sequence is MTASLTRRQFLKNGCLVLAVAAVPGGATLVSLSPASAAANFKPHAFLEIAPDDAITVWVGQTNLGQGTQTGIAMIIADELDADWNRVGVKMALAADVFKDPKWGVQLTAGSTSIRHRWDLLRSVGSAARLMLLRAAAAQWNVDPAKCSTEFGKVYGPDGRSLSYGRLTDAASRQEVPKDPPFKSAGDYTIMGTYRQRFDMVDKVQGRTRFGLDTRVPDMLIAVLDRPPRYGAKPESYDEKAALAVKGVHKILPYDGKVAVFAETTHAALKGREALATKWTKGDVPGLSDKYIADLFDKKMAGPGAILSQGDADKALGRAATTVEASYSVPFVSHAQLEPTNCTAFVEADRCRVWAPTQGQTASLQAAAEVTGLPVDKIEVMTTYCGGGFGRRIESDVVTEAVALSKAVGRPVKVMWTREDDFSDDVYRPASVCTIRGGLDAQGNITAWRHKIASPSIFSRVRPDAVKDGMDSSSIQGLNDMPYKLPNRLIEYVLVDLPMRVGWLRSVAYSYNVFTVESFMDELARKAGKDPVAFRLALLEPGSRPHKLLTALAEKSGWGGPVPPGRGRGVALTDCFESVAGHMAEVSVDRASGQVTVHRLVCVVDSGVSVYPDALTAQMEGGAIIGLSMTLNEAMHFADGGVSSTNYSGYPLLSMTQVPEKVEVHMVDSGAKAGGIGEPSVPTVAPAVANAIFDAVGVRLRDLPLDTAKLKKA
- a CDS encoding alpha/beta hydrolase; the protein is MRTVLALILALLLLPAAVLAAEEEQPYPFTDPYRATVLGTPAKLRYQFKAPVRPDVRAIRIEGRRVPEVFSYSRDMFFTTALQDHPAPLMFVIAGTGAEHNSGKMAFLTQVFHEAGYHVVALSSPTHMNFVISASEHGVPGYAPYDVADLDRVMGWVREELAKECTITGYSVAGYSLGGLHAAFLAEMDAATHEFGFEHVLMINPPVSLYRSVTRLDSWLTEENLGRTTVHHEIEGFIDRFSDYYLHADVTDLDDDFMYDMITDIGLKERDFKTLIGAAFRVSSASMIFSSDVCLRAEYLVPPENYPLKTSSTLLPYARQAFDIPFESYLDEYLLPFLRYNDPTMTRAEAIRRSSLESIRDWLAKTDKVVVVGTRDDVILDEQDVRFLETVFGDRAHLFKHGGHCGNMMTPAFVRVMQELVQP
- a CDS encoding molybdopterin-containing oxidoreductase family protein, producing the protein MWKRAVCTKDCPDTCGLLVQVENGTITRVKGDPAHPYTQGFICKKGARFPEHVHGPARLTSPLKRTGPKGSGEFSPITWDEALDEVAANIRRVADEFGPEAILPYSYAGHMGMVHRNSGHALFNKLGASVLDYTICGPAATAGFKASLGGGPSTEIQEAAQSDLIVIWGNNTLVTNVHAWPHFTTARKNGARIIVIDPYRNPTAREADVHLMLRPGTDAALALAVMHVLINEDMLDHDFIQAQSIGFDQLKERVQEWPPARAAEICGLSESEIVEFAHAYGSARAPYIRTGWGPARQLAGGMAMRTISLLPALVNAFAKPGGGITRSLGGAPGKAPSLIRDDLRPAGTRTVNMVHLGHALTQLSDPPVKLLYNYLSNPAAVAPQSAQVMAGLAREDLFTVVQEMYMTDTARFADVILPGASFLEVGDLYRCYGHNYIQVARPVIEPVGDSRSTLAIFQGLAKRLGYTEEVFSLTEEQCIERLLAESADSPYMAGVDLDALRRGEPVRLNIPANPFAGGFKTPSGKVEFFSQAMADQGLDPLPDGTPVRDPEGGDKYPLEYLTPPHPLLLNSAFNEVESIRERSGGAKVLIHPETAAARGITQGMAVRVFNGRGSCEARAEVTEDTRPDLLVAEGLHRRAVPGTGSNQLTSQRLTDMGNTCAFHCNRVEVEPVG
- a CDS encoding MlaA family lipoprotein, yielding MSARTGFKLLPALLVLMLLGSCGPKVVDVTDPQAGLAPSGFRTTVHHWPKENSQALRFLDIYDPWEPMNRNLYEVNATLDKYVMLPAANVYKLVLPAPVRSGIKNFFANLNELPTAFNSLLQGRFRKVGISFSRFLINSSFGLLGVRDLASRNKKLPRQNEDVGQTLGYWGIGPGPYFIMPLMGPSNVRDTVGFGGDILVLYVEVEMLYQAAGIEDGTPLDMTDLVLRGLNIRANTAFSYHSTGSPFEYEMVRFIYTKKRELDIQR